In Geminocystis sp. NIES-3709, a single genomic region encodes these proteins:
- a CDS encoding diguanylate cyclase domain-containing protein has translation MNYKSSEPNHNVKNQSEQLTSNLRETLLDYQKKIAEENREEGQYLYLLIIEDGSDKRLIYLTDEMYEIGRRHDAEIIFHDQAVSRNHGTIVKEYNQEENLFFYKIFDGDLSGHTSTNGLIINNKKYQNKYLEHGDLIQLSKKAKARYFVIDKDSQIKDFLNFVNSENNNEILIDKDLESYAKKTLDYPPFNLDIGNDLSLEKENINEYISKLSSFAELSPYPIVEINLQGKLTYYNQAASLLFPKLADEKMSHPVLSNLLKAEHKIHGNLFVRELHYHNKIFEQYIHYLPELKLIRSYIFDFTERKQIEAKLKDSEAKYRAVIEQISEGIILFTAEDFLIIECNISATKILKYPLKDLIHENIELFLASKQQEFRQNLQVLRISKISFTQELKLKVKNDEPVDVELSVSVIIYEDKLVFCSVFRDISERKKLENKLKYQAYHDSLTGLYKRNFFLHCFAKNIARAKRKKMVIGIMFFDVDHFKQINDNYGHDIGDLLLQQFSQRLQHSLRESDCLARWGGDEFVALLPDISSQDDLMIIIDRVIKSIRNPFACNGVIIRTSTSIGVAIYPKHGEDIDSLLKKADEALYTTKRNGRNGYTIYI, from the coding sequence ATGAATTATAAATCCTCTGAACCTAATCATAATGTGAAAAACCAAAGTGAGCAGTTAACATCCAATCTTAGAGAAACGTTATTAGATTATCAAAAAAAAATAGCGGAAGAAAATAGAGAAGAAGGACAATATTTATATTTACTAATTATTGAAGATGGCAGCGATAAACGTTTAATTTATTTGACTGATGAAATGTACGAAATTGGTCGTCGTCATGATGCTGAAATAATTTTCCACGATCAAGCAGTATCAAGAAATCATGGCACTATAGTTAAAGAATATAATCAAGAAGAAAACTTATTTTTTTACAAAATTTTTGATGGTGATTTATCAGGACACACAAGCACAAATGGTCTAATTATTAATAATAAAAAATATCAAAATAAATACTTGGAACATGGAGATTTAATACAACTTAGTAAAAAAGCAAAAGCTAGGTATTTTGTGATTGATAAAGACTCACAAATAAAAGATTTTTTAAATTTTGTTAATTCAGAAAATAATAATGAAATTCTAATTGATAAAGACTTAGAAAGTTATGCAAAAAAAACCTTAGATTATCCTCCTTTTAATCTTGATATTGGTAATGATCTCAGCTTAGAAAAAGAAAACATTAATGAGTATATTTCTAAACTTAGTTCTTTTGCGGAATTGAGTCCTTATCCTATCGTTGAAATAAATTTACAAGGAAAATTAACTTACTATAATCAAGCGGCTAGTTTATTATTTCCTAAATTAGCTGATGAAAAAATGAGTCATCCTGTTTTATCTAATTTATTGAAAGCTGAACATAAAATTCATGGAAACTTATTTGTTAGAGAGTTACATTATCATAATAAAATTTTTGAACAATATATCCATTATTTACCAGAATTAAAACTTATTAGAAGCTATATATTTGATTTTACGGAAAGAAAACAAATTGAAGCTAAACTAAAAGACAGTGAAGCAAAATACCGAGCTGTCATTGAACAAATTTCTGAAGGAATAATTTTATTTACTGCGGAAGACTTTTTAATTATTGAATGTAATATATCAGCAACTAAAATTTTAAAATATCCTCTCAAGGACTTAATTCATGAAAATATAGAATTATTTTTAGCCAGTAAACAGCAAGAATTTAGACAAAATTTACAAGTACTTAGAATAAGTAAAATTAGCTTTACTCAAGAGTTAAAATTAAAAGTTAAAAATGATGAACCTGTCGACGTTGAATTAAGTGTAAGCGTTATTATTTATGAAGATAAATTAGTATTTTGTTCTGTTTTTAGAGATATTAGTGAACGAAAAAAATTAGAAAACAAACTGAAATATCAGGCTTATCATGACAGCTTGACTGGACTCTATAAACGCAACTTTTTTCTTCACTGTTTTGCTAAAAATATAGCTCGAGCTAAAAGAAAAAAAATGGTCATAGGAATTATGTTTTTTGATGTAGATCATTTCAAACAAATTAACGATAATTATGGTCATGATATTGGTGATTTATTACTTCAACAATTTTCTCAAAGATTACAACATTCTTTACGAGAAAGTGATTGTTTAGCCCGTTGGGGAGGAGATGAATTTGTGGCTTTATTACCTGATATTTCTTCTCAAGATGATTTAATGATTATCATCGATCGAGTGATAAAATCAATACGAAATCCTTTTGCTTGTAATGGTGTAATAATAAGAACTTCTACCAGTATAGGAGTAGCGATTTATCCAAAACATGGTGAAGATATTGACTCTTTATTGAAAAAAGCTGATGAGGCTTTATACACTACCAAAAGAAACGGAAGAAATGGTTATACCATTTATATTTAA
- a CDS encoding heavy metal transporter — MNITVPSIACEVCANTIAKAIKNCDPDAIVNVDVTTKVVEIDTQKTLDEMKKVIIEVGHSIN; from the coding sequence ATGAATATTACTGTACCGTCTATTGCTTGTGAAGTTTGTGCAAATACGATCGCCAAAGCAATTAAAAATTGTGATCCAGATGCGATCGTAAATGTTGATGTTACCACTAAAGTTGTGGAAATTGATACCCAAAAAACCCTAGATGAGATGAAAAAAGTTATTATTGAGGTAGGGCATAGTATTAATTAG
- the cysE gene encoding serine O-acetyltransferase, which translates to MLSSLIADYKIIFERDPAARNWLEVLLCYPGLQALVLHRLSHWLYNLKLPLIPRLMSHFGRFFTGIEIHPGATIGKGVFIDHGMGVVIGETAIIGDYCLIYQGVTLGGTGKECGKRHPTLGENVVIGGGAKVLGNILIGNNVRIGAGSVVLKDVPSDCTVVGIPGRVVYRSGVKVDPLDHSNLPDSEATVIRTLLDRIEQLEKQVIELQQQSLEKQFYSCDKF; encoded by the coding sequence GTGCTTTCTTCACTTATCGCTGATTACAAAATTATTTTTGAACGAGATCCTGCCGCTCGTAACTGGTTAGAAGTATTACTCTGCTATCCCGGATTACAAGCCCTTGTTCTTCATCGTTTATCCCATTGGCTCTATAATTTAAAATTACCCCTTATACCTCGTTTAATGTCTCATTTTGGACGTTTTTTTACGGGTATTGAAATTCATCCGGGGGCAACCATCGGTAAAGGAGTATTTATTGATCATGGTATGGGTGTAGTAATTGGGGAAACAGCAATTATTGGTGATTATTGTCTAATATATCAAGGTGTCACTCTTGGTGGTACGGGGAAAGAATGCGGGAAACGTCATCCAACCCTTGGAGAAAATGTAGTTATTGGTGGTGGTGCTAAGGTTTTAGGTAATATTCTTATCGGTAATAATGTTCGTATCGGTGCAGGTTCAGTAGTATTAAAAGATGTCCCTTCTGATTGTACCGTAGTTGGTATTCCGGGTAGAGTAGTTTATCGATCGGGTGTAAAAGTTGATCCTCTTGATCATAGTAATTTACCAGATTCTGAAGCAACAGTTATTAGGACTCTTTTAGATAGAATTGAACAGTTAGAAAAACAAGTAATTGAATTACAACAGCAATCTCTTGAGAAACAATTTTATTCTTGTGATAAATTTTGA
- a CDS encoding S8 family serine peptidase: MKQKLLWLTASINLVAFCLPAWGLNESLSEKGINALVLQEPPYNLLGRKISIGQVEIGRPKKFALDKVHPLHKALPIARLFYRNQPAQPNTHIDNHAMMVASVMVSNQKTLRGIAPLAKLYSGAVGSLKNAAQPEECLTTQNIALQNSGSVRAINLSFGESLARDDRENPQLDGNALLTQCLDWSARVHNVMYVVAGNQGLGGIPIPTDNYNGITTAYSMRKGGVFSKVDFANLSISPMGIAKALIRQETNIDGRRGISLLAPGSKIDVYNLDGKVEQVSGSSFAAPHITGSIALLQEAGNNFLQENPNTWTKDYQNHELMKAILLNSADKLKDKGDGNLLGMIRNVYTQKNKTWLESDAYINSDIPLDMEMGAGHLNTMRAYHQLKAGQFNYNEKVSPIGWNYDKIEENKTHDYIIKQPLKADSFISITLTWDRLVELNDSNNNQEYDIGEHFIDRGLNNLDLELINSNNQEKIVCSSISKIDSVEHIFCPIPKTGEYKIRVNFKEKVNNSSQPYGLAWHGLSSNSSEN, from the coding sequence ATGAAACAGAAATTATTATGGTTAACGGCTAGTATCAATCTAGTGGCTTTTTGCCTTCCTGCATGGGGTTTAAATGAGTCTTTGTCAGAAAAAGGCATTAATGCTTTAGTGTTACAGGAACCTCCTTACAATTTACTAGGTCGTAAAATAAGTATAGGTCAAGTAGAAATCGGCAGACCGAAAAAATTTGCTTTAGATAAAGTTCATCCACTACATAAAGCATTACCGATCGCTCGTCTTTTTTACCGCAATCAACCAGCACAACCAAACACCCATATCGACAATCACGCTATGATGGTGGCTTCTGTTATGGTGAGTAATCAAAAAACATTACGAGGTATTGCCCCCTTAGCTAAGTTGTATTCTGGTGCTGTAGGCTCTCTCAAAAATGCTGCACAACCCGAAGAATGTCTCACAACTCAAAACATTGCTTTACAAAATAGTGGTAGTGTGAGGGCTATTAATTTAAGTTTTGGAGAGTCTTTAGCTAGAGACGATCGAGAAAATCCTCAACTAGATGGTAACGCATTACTTACTCAATGTTTAGATTGGTCAGCAAGAGTTCATAATGTTATGTATGTAGTGGCAGGAAATCAAGGATTAGGAGGAATTCCCATCCCAACAGACAACTATAACGGAATCACCACAGCGTATAGTATGCGTAAAGGAGGAGTTTTTAGTAAAGTTGATTTTGCTAATTTAAGTATTTCACCGATGGGTATTGCCAAGGCTTTGATTCGTCAGGAAACTAATATTGATGGAAGACGGGGAATTAGTTTACTCGCCCCCGGCAGTAAAATTGATGTCTATAATTTGGATGGCAAAGTGGAACAAGTAAGTGGTAGTAGTTTTGCCGCTCCTCACATTACTGGATCGATCGCATTGTTACAAGAAGCAGGAAATAATTTTTTACAAGAAAATCCGAATACATGGACAAAAGACTATCAAAATCATGAACTAATGAAGGCTATTTTACTTAATTCTGCGGATAAATTGAAAGATAAAGGCGATGGTAATTTGTTAGGAATGATTCGTAATGTTTATACTCAAAAAAATAAAACTTGGCTGGAAAGTGATGCTTATATAAACTCAGATATTCCCCTAGATATGGAGATGGGTGCGGGGCATTTAAACACCATGAGAGCTTATCACCAATTGAAAGCTGGTCAGTTTAACTATAATGAAAAAGTATCTCCCATAGGATGGAATTATGATAAAATTGAGGAAAATAAGACCCATGACTATATTATCAAACAACCTTTAAAAGCAGATAGTTTTATCTCTATTACTCTTACATGGGATCGTTTAGTGGAGTTAAATGACTCTAATAATAACCAAGAATATGATATAGGAGAACACTTTATCGATCGAGGTTTAAATAATTTAGATTTAGAGTTAATTAATAGTAATAATCAAGAAAAAATAGTATGTTCTTCTATAAGTAAAATTGATAGTGTTGAACATATTTTCTGCCCAATTCCCAAAACGGGTGAGTATAAAATTCGAGTGAATTTCAAAGAAAAAGTTAATAATTCCAGTCAACCCTATGGTTTAGCATGGCACGGACTCTCTTCAAACTCATCTGAAAATTAG